A single window of Methanomassiliicoccaceae archaeon DNA harbors:
- a CDS encoding aldehyde dehydrogenase family protein translates to MPDSKKNVQVANENELFQRALDGLLGTEKKGYPSFIGGMMIASGNDYELTSPIDRSIIFGNFQMPEKGTVAAAVSAASGSSEGWSSKTRSERAEIFRDVLNRVKAQRYRLAACVMISTGMVVKDCLAEADRLAEVIEQACDADGHKGSSIGVWGVVSEHNSPLASPAGFASCAMIAGNTVVSVPSKDCPMPMFMFNSILTAAGLPVGVFNITVARGPESDRELVDDMTVRGLAASGSGDRMEELIFLPVDDGLKFINEIKGMNPIMVYRPGDLRNVASNIIESAFRSSGQRIHSCSKVIVTNDERDKFISAIKEAAKSIKVGDPAEPGITAGPLMSEEDLDRFENYIVEAGDNVIFGGRRVKGPGLENGSYVTPAIVVGLTDDCELGSFDTGLPILTIVSVSNFDEAMEELMNTECGQSASIFSKDVNALAKFEEFADAPHINVNKGTEEMLPALDAAIGKFLA, encoded by the coding sequence ATGCCGGATTCCAAGAAGAACGTACAGGTCGCCAACGAGAATGAATTGTTTCAGAGAGCATTGGACGGCCTCCTAGGGACCGAAAAGAAGGGCTATCCCAGTTTTATCGGCGGCATGATGATCGCATCCGGTAACGATTACGAGCTCACAAGCCCCATCGACAGGTCGATAATATTCGGTAATTTCCAAATGCCTGAAAAGGGGACGGTGGCGGCGGCAGTCAGCGCAGCCTCCGGTTCATCAGAGGGCTGGTCGTCCAAAACACGTTCCGAAAGGGCGGAGATATTCCGCGACGTCCTGAACAGGGTCAAGGCTCAGAGATACAGGCTAGCGGCATGTGTCATGATCAGTACAGGGATGGTTGTAAAGGACTGTCTAGCGGAGGCCGACAGGCTTGCTGAAGTCATAGAGCAGGCATGCGATGCCGACGGCCATAAGGGTTCTTCCATCGGAGTATGGGGAGTGGTATCGGAGCACAACTCGCCCCTGGCATCGCCTGCCGGATTCGCGTCATGCGCGATGATAGCAGGGAATACGGTAGTGAGCGTTCCGTCCAAGGACTGCCCCATGCCGATGTTCATGTTCAACAGCATCCTCACGGCGGCCGGTCTGCCTGTCGGCGTATTCAATATCACGGTAGCCCGCGGTCCGGAATCGGACAGGGAGCTGGTAGACGATATGACCGTCAGGGGGCTCGCGGCATCGGGAAGCGGGGACAGGATGGAGGAGCTGATCTTCCTGCCCGTCGACGATGGGCTGAAGTTCATAAACGAGATCAAGGGAATGAACCCGATCATGGTCTACAGGCCGGGAGACCTCAGGAACGTCGCTTCGAACATCATCGAATCGGCTTTCAGGAGCTCGGGCCAAAGGATCCATTCATGCTCCAAGGTCATCGTAACGAACGATGAGAGGGATAAATTCATCTCGGCGATAAAGGAGGCCGCCAAGTCCATCAAGGTCGGGGACCCGGCGGAACCCGGCATCACGGCCGGTCCGCTGATGAGCGAGGAAGATCTCGATAGATTCGAGAATTACATAGTGGAAGCTGGAGACAATGTTATATTCGGAGGCAGAAGGGTAAAAGGCCCGGGCCTTGAAAACGGAAGCTACGTGACTCCCGCAATCGTCGTCGGGCTGACCGACGACTGTGAGCTCGGGAGCTTCGACACGGGGCTGCCCATATTGACAATAGTATCCGTATCCAACTTCGACGAAGCGATGGAAGAGCTAATGAACACAGAATGCGGGCAGTCTGCATCGATATTCTCAAAGGACGTCAACGCACTGGCAAAATTCGAGGAATTCGCCGATGCTCCGCACATCAACGTGAACAAAGGCACCGAAGAGATGCTTCCGGCCTTGGACGCAGCGATAGGGAAATTCCTGGCGTGA
- a CDS encoding anaerobic ribonucleoside-triphosphate reductase activating protein, whose product MKIGGFIKTTLSDWDGKVSCLVFLAGCNFSCPYCHNPEIAKGTCEHVDVDEVIRYIAENSDFLEGVVISGGEPTLNGDLYQFLKEIKKMGLGIKIDTNGSSPEVLDDIIGAKLVDYVAMDIKAPLAIDKYRQATGGYGDVDAIKRSICLIMDSGVGYEFRTTVYPGVLSHEDVVDIARSVKGAERFCIQQFRPKITLDPEAGKVKPYSVKELRAMHDAAKPYVKRVSVRGL is encoded by the coding sequence ATGAAGATAGGGGGATTCATAAAAACCACGCTTTCTGACTGGGACGGAAAGGTCTCCTGCCTTGTCTTCCTTGCCGGTTGCAATTTTTCCTGCCCTTACTGCCACAATCCCGAGATTGCAAAAGGGACATGCGAGCACGTGGATGTGGATGAGGTCATTAGATATATCGCCGAAAACAGCGATTTCCTCGAGGGAGTGGTCATTTCCGGAGGGGAGCCTACCTTGAACGGGGACCTTTACCAATTTCTGAAAGAAATCAAGAAAATGGGCCTCGGGATCAAAATCGATACGAACGGCAGCTCTCCGGAAGTGCTGGACGATATAATCGGTGCCAAGCTCGTCGACTATGTTGCCATGGACATAAAAGCCCCGCTCGCAATTGATAAGTACAGGCAGGCGACGGGCGGATACGGCGATGTCGACGCTATAAAGAGGAGCATCTGCCTGATAATGGACTCCGGAGTTGGATATGAGTTCAGGACCACCGTATACCCCGGAGTCCTGTCCCATGAAGATGTCGTGGACATAGCCAGGTCTGTGAAGGGTGCGGAACGATTCTGCATCCAGCAGTTCCGTCCCAAAATCACATTGGACCCCGAAGCGGGCAAGGTAAAACCCTATTCCGTAAAAGAGCTCAGGGCTATGCACGACGCGGCCAAGCCTTACGTGAAGAGGGTCTCCGTAAGAGGGCTTTGA
- a CDS encoding ASKHA domain-containing protein has protein sequence MAPRIVRFYPIGKEVVVDGTQKIVDAAKLADIDIKLPCGGKGRCGRCVVYVTETPMDKKSPDPNGMERVLACQKYVTNDIDVFLPLDEDGRIVAGEDRRKAYEGKLLPVVKARGKTQLGLAVDLGTAAIAVSILDLKKGNELYSTVGDNPQSFAGDDLGSRRAYAEKMGDEVLRKAAIDRINDLMYIFVDDPEDIKAAVISGKPFLMESLTEVCSMAEGPFCLGGTELGLSIAKDAPTYAVKDISDEVGGDLIGGIIGSNMDISEMKILLVDLGSTVQLALGNREGVAVCASESGPAIEGGNVTFGMTPSIGAIDSVMFRRKRLNYTVIGGIPPTGICGSGLIDLLAQMFRNGLVDADGKFTKKAKVFQSEKGRAFPLTDKIYVTESDIASVIKAKAAVFAAVRALMEYEGTKPEDVSKIVISGSFGNFINADNAISIGMLPDADREKYDYLGNASMTYAKNVLLSEDVRNRADEVRKRIRVMDTHNEIYETEFRDAYYLPNRKDGIFPPIKKKFFR, from the coding sequence ATGGCTCCGAGAATCGTCCGTTTCTATCCGATTGGCAAAGAGGTTGTGGTGGACGGAACACAGAAGATAGTCGATGCCGCAAAACTGGCAGACATAGATATCAAATTGCCCTGTGGCGGCAAGGGACGTTGCGGACGTTGCGTTGTATACGTAACGGAAACGCCGATGGACAAGAAATCCCCGGACCCCAACGGTATGGAGCGCGTGCTCGCATGCCAGAAATACGTTACGAACGATATCGATGTATTCCTTCCGCTCGATGAGGACGGTCGGATAGTCGCCGGGGAGGACCGCAGGAAGGCATACGAAGGAAAGCTCCTGCCGGTGGTAAAGGCGCGCGGAAAGACACAGCTGGGTCTCGCGGTCGATCTCGGAACGGCAGCGATAGCGGTCAGTATCCTCGATTTAAAGAAGGGCAACGAGCTATATTCGACCGTCGGGGACAACCCGCAGTCGTTCGCCGGGGACGATCTCGGGTCGCGCAGAGCGTATGCAGAAAAAATGGGAGATGAAGTTCTCAGAAAAGCGGCGATAGACCGTATCAACGATCTCATGTACATATTCGTTGACGACCCAGAGGATATCAAGGCCGCGGTAATATCCGGAAAACCCTTCCTAATGGAATCGCTCACGGAAGTTTGCAGCATGGCGGAGGGGCCCTTCTGCCTCGGAGGCACCGAACTGGGGCTCAGTATAGCTAAAGATGCTCCGACCTATGCGGTAAAGGACATATCGGATGAGGTGGGCGGAGATCTCATCGGCGGGATAATCGGATCCAACATGGACATTTCAGAAATGAAGATCCTGCTTGTCGACCTGGGGTCGACCGTGCAACTGGCACTTGGCAACAGGGAAGGGGTGGCAGTATGCGCTTCGGAGTCAGGGCCAGCCATCGAGGGAGGTAATGTCACGTTCGGAATGACCCCGTCCATCGGGGCTATAGACAGCGTAATGTTCAGGCGCAAACGTCTAAACTACACCGTGATCGGAGGAATCCCTCCGACCGGTATCTGCGGATCGGGCCTAATAGACCTTCTGGCACAGATGTTCCGTAACGGCCTGGTGGACGCCGATGGTAAATTCACGAAGAAAGCGAAGGTTTTCCAGTCGGAGAAGGGGAGAGCTTTCCCCCTAACCGACAAGATATACGTTACCGAAAGCGACATAGCATCAGTGATCAAGGCGAAGGCCGCGGTGTTCGCAGCCGTGCGTGCCTTGATGGAATATGAAGGGACAAAACCCGAAGATGTATCTAAGATAGTGATATCGGGAAGCTTTGGAAATTTCATCAATGCCGATAATGCGATATCGATAGGAATGTTACCGGATGCAGACCGCGAAAAGTACGACTACCTGGGTAATGCATCAATGACATATGCCAAGAACGTCCTGCTTTCGGAGGATGTCAGGAACCGTGCCGACGAAGTGCGCAAGAGAATCAGGGTAATGGACACGCACAACGAGATATACGAAACGGAATTCCGCGACGCGTACTATCTGCCAAACAGGAAGGATGGAATATTCCCGCCTATCAAGAAGAAATTTTTCAGGTGA
- a CDS encoding AAA family ATPase, with amino-acid sequence MTIIALAGKGGVGKSTIASQMVRKLSVRGSVLAVDADPNSNLCDKIGIEKKGTIGELRDEIIADPSKVPSGLSKQQYVYDQVQRAMTETESVDLLIMGRPEGEGCYCFINSALKECFVKLIPNYDFTVVDNEAGMEHMSRKVLPQADVFLFVSDPTVTGIKTAGRLSELAEEVGIEIGRKILIVNNVTGGLAERLSDAAAEAGFNETLAFPRDLFITESAMESEVLDVPDDTPFGKSINKLLALIVREVS; translated from the coding sequence ATGACAATCATTGCGTTAGCGGGGAAGGGCGGCGTAGGGAAGAGCACAATAGCATCACAGATGGTGAGAAAATTGTCGGTCAGAGGTTCTGTTCTGGCAGTGGATGCCGACCCGAACTCCAACCTGTGCGACAAGATCGGGATTGAAAAAAAAGGAACAATCGGCGAGCTCAGGGATGAGATAATAGCGGACCCAAGCAAGGTGCCATCCGGGCTGAGCAAGCAGCAATATGTATACGACCAGGTTCAGAGGGCTATGACGGAAACAGAATCCGTAGACCTTCTGATCATGGGAAGGCCGGAAGGAGAGGGCTGCTATTGCTTTATCAACAGCGCCCTTAAGGAATGTTTCGTCAAACTGATCCCGAATTATGATTTCACGGTCGTAGACAACGAGGCTGGAATGGAGCACATGTCCCGAAAGGTCCTTCCGCAGGCGGACGTGTTCCTCTTCGTTTCGGATCCGACGGTCACCGGCATCAAAACTGCGGGACGTCTTTCCGAGCTTGCCGAAGAGGTTGGCATAGAGATCGGAAGGAAGATCCTCATAGTGAACAATGTTACCGGCGGGCTTGCCGAAAGACTGTCGGACGCGGCGGCAGAAGCGGGTTTCAATGAAACGTTGGCCTTCCCCCGCGATCTCTTCATAACAGAATCCGCGATGGAGTCCGAAGTGCTGGATGTACCCGACGATACGCCCTTCGGGAAATCAATAAACAAACTGCTGGCACTTATTGTCAGAGAGGTCTCATGA
- a CDS encoding ACT domain protein → MKFWEFAKVKGTKIRVDQWLSDTMGLVDGGCVYSTLFRYPAEGPKDYEIILSMFPQENYRTLTHITIYMKDVPGSSAQASGFLAEREINILNSVSLNGISDTVIIWKIMADLSFAGEADLLLEDFEQRKSNNDPSVSLIDHIVTKPAEIGRLFRSDTEYHTKEEVRRAEPCTLRGGVFDTDPGYGDILRDIDGRDVMVVADADSWMLSVTFFKPGTNLIKLVFEVPDNPGSMRQAFDLLAGRNINLISVFSKIKICYQRMLLELVADIGTSRTSADELRNVLPKELETLNGIFVLKEIKELS, encoded by the coding sequence ATGAAATTTTGGGAATTCGCAAAGGTCAAGGGTACTAAGATCAGAGTAGATCAATGGCTTTCTGACACGATGGGGCTCGTGGACGGCGGGTGCGTATACAGCACGCTTTTCAGATACCCAGCAGAGGGCCCCAAGGACTATGAGATAATTCTGTCGATGTTCCCTCAGGAGAATTACCGTACTCTCACCCACATAACCATCTATATGAAGGATGTCCCGGGGTCCAGCGCCCAGGCGTCCGGGTTCCTGGCCGAACGCGAGATCAACATTCTGAACTCCGTCTCGCTGAACGGAATTTCGGACACGGTGATAATCTGGAAGATAATGGCCGATCTCAGCTTCGCCGGGGAGGCCGATCTCCTGTTGGAAGATTTCGAACAGAGGAAGAGCAACAACGACCCATCCGTTTCGTTGATCGACCACATAGTTACCAAACCCGCCGAGATAGGCCGCCTTTTCCGCTCCGATACTGAATATCACACGAAGGAAGAGGTTCGCCGCGCAGAGCCCTGTACTTTAAGGGGAGGCGTCTTCGATACGGACCCCGGATACGGAGATATACTCAGAGATATAGACGGGCGGGACGTCATGGTGGTAGCAGACGCAGATTCCTGGATGCTTTCGGTCACATTTTTCAAGCCGGGGACCAACCTGATAAAATTAGTGTTCGAGGTACCTGACAATCCGGGGTCGATGAGACAGGCGTTCGACCTACTTGCAGGAAGGAACATCAATCTGATATCGGTGTTCAGCAAGATCAAAATATGCTACCAGAGGATGCTCCTTGAACTCGTTGCCGACATCGGCACCAGTAGAACTTCCGCAGACGAGCTACGCAATGTGCTACCTAAAGAGTTGGAAACCCTTAATGGCATATTCGTCCTTAAGGAAATCAAAGAGCTAAGCTGA
- a CDS encoding pirin family protein, whose translation MTERIVKKLVRGVPAIDGAGVHLVRVLGHDTVYDFDPFLMLDSFDSKNPRDYIAGFPRHPHRGIETVTYLISGEIDHEDSLGNKGKILSGQSQWMTAGSGIMHQEMPRPADRMLGVQLWINLPRKDKMTESKYFEITEEMIGKKVAGGATVRVISGKYKDVTGIRPHHVQATFLDVELNGGSSISLDTKPEENAFVFLIEGEAVIQGDLVHEKTAVLFGDGDYVTVSAPYGKNSRFLFLSAEPLREPISWGGPIVMNTDEELRNAFDELRSGTFIKHIPK comes from the coding sequence ATGACCGAAAGAATAGTAAAAAAATTAGTCAGAGGAGTACCTGCCATCGACGGAGCAGGAGTTCATCTGGTCCGGGTGCTGGGACACGACACCGTCTATGATTTCGATCCTTTCTTGATGCTGGACTCCTTCGATTCCAAAAATCCGCGCGACTACATTGCGGGTTTTCCGAGACACCCCCACCGCGGAATTGAGACCGTCACCTACCTTATCAGCGGAGAGATAGACCATGAAGACAGTCTGGGAAACAAAGGAAAGATTCTCTCTGGCCAGAGTCAATGGATGACAGCGGGAAGCGGTATAATGCATCAGGAAATGCCCCGACCTGCCGATAGAATGCTGGGTGTTCAGCTTTGGATAAATTTGCCCCGCAAGGATAAAATGACAGAGTCGAAATACTTCGAGATAACTGAAGAGATGATTGGAAAGAAGGTTGCGGGCGGTGCGACCGTGAGGGTGATCTCTGGAAAGTACAAGGATGTTACCGGAATTAGGCCTCACCACGTACAGGCAACATTCTTGGATGTGGAGCTGAACGGCGGTTCATCGATATCTTTGGACACGAAGCCGGAAGAGAATGCCTTCGTGTTCCTCATAGAGGGGGAGGCCGTCATACAAGGTGACCTCGTTCACGAGAAGACCGCGGTGCTTTTCGGTGATGGGGATTACGTTACAGTGTCCGCTCCGTACGGAAAGAATTCCCGTTTCCTGTTTCTCTCTGCCGAACCGCTCCGCGAACCCATTTCATGGGGAGGCCCCATAGTCATGAACACGGATGAGGAATTACGGAACGCCTTCGACGAGCTCAGATCTGGGACTTTCATCAAGCACATTCCGAAATAA
- a CDS encoding DUF5654 family protein: MADAVDKQNAKNEFKVQVLETFAALITAAFGLVAALAWNEAIKTSIAAIFPAGGDGELIGLFVYAVVVTIVAIIFTILIANSLKKAKAKLKASQ; the protein is encoded by the coding sequence ATGGCAGATGCAGTAGACAAACAGAATGCAAAAAATGAATTCAAGGTTCAGGTTCTCGAGACCTTCGCCGCTCTGATCACAGCAGCGTTCGGACTGGTAGCAGCACTTGCATGGAACGAGGCGATCAAGACAAGTATCGCCGCAATCTTCCCTGCAGGCGGCGACGGGGAGCTCATCGGGCTGTTCGTCTATGCAGTAGTCGTGACAATCGTGGCCATCATATTCACGATTTTGATCGCGAACTCTCTGAAGAAGGCGAAAGCGAAGCTCAAAGCTTCACAGTGA
- a CDS encoding PPC domain-containing DNA-binding protein has translation MKYSEMRPGRMFVLSLDPGEIIREEIEKFSLEHGVIYGTVSVVGGVDGGSVLVVGPRVPICNNIEPLKFKIEAPSEVTGFGTIFPDESGKPTFHMHGSIGREGRSVTGCFREDVFAWLVTEVVITEMTGSGPVRKKDKKTGYGLLTVE, from the coding sequence ATGAAGTATTCAGAGATGCGCCCCGGACGCATGTTTGTATTGAGCCTCGATCCGGGAGAGATAATCCGAGAGGAGATTGAGAAATTTTCTTTAGAACACGGTGTCATTTACGGAACCGTGTCCGTGGTCGGAGGCGTAGACGGAGGTTCTGTTCTGGTTGTGGGGCCGAGGGTTCCGATATGCAACAACATCGAACCACTGAAGTTCAAAATCGAAGCCCCCAGCGAGGTCACGGGTTTCGGAACGATCTTCCCCGATGAATCGGGAAAGCCTACCTTCCATATGCATGGGTCGATCGGGAGAGAAGGCAGATCTGTGACGGGGTGCTTCCGCGAGGATGTCTTCGCTTGGCTGGTCACCGAAGTGGTCATTACAGAAATGACAGGTAGTGGACCAGTCAGGAAGAAAGACAAGAAAACGGGCTATGGACTTCTGACCGTCGAATGA
- a CDS encoding geranylgeranylglyceryl/heptaprenylglyceryl phosphate synthase has protein sequence MNVRQYLLDRMKEGTIHMALLDPDKQRPEDAGRLAAAAKRAGSDVIMIGGSTGVTSDNLGATARAIREMSGLPSIHFPGGPKELSAEVDSIFFMSLVNSTDPLWIFKAQAYAAPYVKKLGIETLSMGYIVIEPGMKVGEVGKADPIKRTDIDKAVGYAIACELYGMSFVYLEAGSGADKPVPPEMICAVKKSISIPLIVGGGIRTPEAAAAAREAGADAIVTGTFIEECSDICRLKDVVDAARGRP, from the coding sequence ATGAACGTCAGACAGTATCTCTTGGACAGGATGAAAGAAGGAACCATACATATGGCATTGCTTGACCCTGACAAGCAGAGACCGGAGGACGCTGGAAGATTGGCGGCGGCCGCAAAAAGAGCAGGGAGCGACGTTATCATGATCGGAGGATCGACAGGCGTCACGTCCGACAACCTCGGTGCAACCGCTAGGGCCATCCGGGAGATGTCCGGGCTTCCCAGCATACACTTTCCAGGAGGGCCGAAAGAGCTCTCGGCCGAGGTCGACTCGATCTTCTTTATGAGCCTGGTTAACAGCACCGACCCATTATGGATATTCAAGGCTCAGGCTTACGCCGCTCCATATGTCAAAAAACTTGGAATCGAGACGCTTTCCATGGGATATATCGTGATCGAACCGGGAATGAAGGTCGGGGAGGTCGGTAAGGCCGATCCGATCAAACGCACAGATATTGACAAAGCTGTAGGTTACGCAATAGCATGCGAGTTGTACGGTATGAGCTTTGTCTACCTGGAAGCGGGTAGCGGAGCTGATAAGCCCGTACCGCCCGAGATGATCTGCGCGGTTAAGAAATCGATCTCGATACCTCTGATCGTAGGAGGGGGCATACGCACCCCTGAAGCTGCCGCTGCCGCGAGGGAGGCGGGAGCAGATGCGATCGTGACGGGGACTTTCATTGAAGAATGTTCAGACATCTGCCGTCTTAAGGACGTGGTCGATGCAGCGAGGGGTCGCCCATGA
- a CDS encoding UbiA family prenyltransferase, with protein MNRYLRLFRFGNGIMGMVGVVVGAFIASGLDITDYWLGISISCLIVFIFMAGGNAINDYIDRDIDVAAHPERPIPRGEIEPGTAKILGSAMMIVAIMLGIITLIASEVLGVRSWDLASTVIVVLAAALMTSYEVFLKQRGFVGNVTIAVLTGMLFLLGGAVCGDVMTVVPIALMAMLVNIGREISKDIEDEDSDEGRRTLPMIIGNTKAAAFSATFFLMGVALSIWPLLAGSLNDLYMLVFCADAMFIYAAIIVFRNAHKAQSTAKIAMIVALLAFIVGVI; from the coding sequence GTGAACAGGTATCTGAGATTGTTCAGGTTCGGCAACGGCATAATGGGCATGGTCGGCGTAGTGGTCGGCGCCTTCATCGCTTCCGGCCTTGACATTACAGATTATTGGCTTGGCATTTCGATCTCATGCCTGATCGTCTTTATTTTCATGGCGGGAGGAAACGCGATAAACGACTATATCGACAGAGATATTGATGTCGCCGCCCACCCGGAACGTCCCATACCGCGTGGGGAGATAGAACCCGGGACTGCTAAAATCCTCGGCAGTGCCATGATGATCGTCGCGATAATGCTGGGAATCATCACGCTGATAGCCTCAGAGGTACTGGGTGTCCGCTCCTGGGATCTCGCATCCACAGTGATAGTTGTTCTGGCCGCCGCCCTCATGACATCGTATGAGGTGTTTCTCAAACAGCGCGGATTCGTCGGGAACGTCACCATCGCGGTACTGACCGGCATGTTGTTTTTGCTTGGCGGTGCGGTTTGCGGAGACGTCATGACAGTAGTTCCCATAGCGCTGATGGCCATGCTCGTCAACATCGGCAGGGAGATTTCCAAAGATATCGAGGACGAGGACTCCGATGAGGGGAGACGTACTCTCCCTATGATCATAGGCAACACAAAAGCAGCGGCCTTTTCTGCAACATTCTTCCTGATGGGCGTGGCACTGAGCATCTGGCCATTGCTTGCCGGCTCACTGAACGACCTCTATATGTTGGTTTTCTGCGCAGATGCAATGTTTATATATGCCGCCATTATTGTTTTCAGAAACGCACATAAGGCTCAGAGTACTGCAAAGATTGCAATGATCGTTGCGCTTTTAGCTTTCATTGTCGGTGTGATATAA
- a CDS encoding THUMP domain-containing protein — protein MPRAEVMRCAFAESGEEHEPFASGPGYVALAVPPEIIPFMADRLALTHGIGRYLGSFEPGRISEVPPCELPCGTFAVRAKRFKGLMEDIDSQKIVREVGALFSKRNTVNLKDPDIVVKMLMSDRVHLFIEEYRTETDLFEKRKVGERPFFSPISLHPKYARALINLTGVRRGGTVLDPFCGTGGIAIEAAHMGMKAIVSDFDPQMVAGTEENMDFYGLKLHESDVLDIGDISERWSNIDAVATDPPYGRSTKTGGEDIEDIYARGLKSISEVLRPGGCAGVVLPHEISTPNLTLQHIFPQRVHGSLTRHYHIFRA, from the coding sequence ATGCCCAGAGCAGAGGTCATGAGATGCGCCTTTGCCGAATCGGGAGAGGAGCACGAACCGTTCGCTTCGGGACCTGGCTATGTTGCGCTCGCCGTACCGCCCGAAATCATACCTTTTATGGCCGACAGGCTTGCACTGACACATGGTATAGGCCGTTATCTTGGGTCTTTCGAACCCGGCAGAATATCGGAGGTTCCACCATGCGAACTTCCCTGCGGGACCTTCGCGGTCAGAGCCAAGAGATTCAAGGGCCTGATGGAAGATATCGATTCCCAGAAGATAGTCAGGGAAGTGGGCGCATTATTCTCAAAGAGAAATACAGTCAATCTTAAAGATCCAGATATCGTAGTTAAAATGCTTATGAGCGACCGGGTGCATCTTTTTATCGAAGAGTACAGAACAGAAACGGATCTTTTCGAAAAGAGGAAGGTCGGAGAACGCCCGTTTTTCTCCCCCATATCGCTTCACCCCAAATATGCCAGGGCCCTGATCAATCTTACTGGCGTACGTCGCGGAGGCACGGTCTTGGATCCTTTCTGCGGAACGGGCGGCATAGCCATCGAGGCGGCCCATATGGGCATGAAGGCTATTGTTTCGGACTTCGACCCGCAGATGGTAGCAGGTACGGAAGAGAATATGGATTTTTACGGCCTGAAATTGCACGAAAGCGACGTTCTCGATATCGGAGATATATCAGAACGCTGGTCCAACATCGATGCCGTAGCCACCGACCCCCCCTACGGACGTTCGACCAAAACAGGCGGCGAAGATATAGAGGACATATATGCCAGGGGCCTAAAATCCATATCTGAGGTACTCCGCCCCGGAGGATGCGCAGGAGTGGTACTTCCGCATGAGATCAGTACTCCAAATCTAACTCTCCAGCATATATTCCCGCAGAGAGTGCATGGCTCACTGACGAGACATTACCATATATTCCGCGCGTGA
- the radA gene encoding DNA repair and recombination protein RadA, with protein sequence MVTKTLEDIPGVGPAISEKLREAGYTDLMAIAVAPPKELAELCEIGEKKAADIIEGAKLCADIGGFETGDEILERRRLVTKLTTGSKALDELMGGGLESQSIVEFYGEFGSCKSQLCFQLAVNATMPEELGGLDSDVIIIDSENTFRPERIVQMSTYLGLDPEATLKRIHVARAFNSQHQVLLVGKALEMAKDMKVRLMIVDSLTSHFRAEYIGRGTLAERQQILNRHMHDLLNFSTVNNSVIAVTNQVSSKPDAFFGDPTRPIGGNIVGHTATFRVYLRKGKAGKRIARLVDSPNLPEGEAVFMVTEDGIKD encoded by the coding sequence ATGGTCACCAAAACTCTAGAAGACATACCAGGAGTAGGACCAGCCATTTCAGAAAAACTCCGCGAAGCAGGATATACGGATCTGATGGCCATTGCTGTTGCCCCACCGAAAGAACTCGCAGAACTCTGTGAGATCGGAGAGAAAAAGGCAGCAGACATCATCGAGGGCGCAAAGCTGTGCGCAGACATCGGTGGGTTCGAAACTGGAGACGAAATACTTGAAAGACGCAGGCTTGTAACCAAGCTCACGACAGGCTCAAAGGCCCTCGACGAGCTCATGGGAGGAGGTCTTGAAAGCCAATCCATTGTGGAGTTCTATGGCGAGTTCGGGAGCTGCAAGTCGCAGTTATGCTTCCAGCTCGCGGTCAACGCCACAATGCCCGAGGAATTGGGAGGCTTGGATTCGGATGTAATCATAATCGATTCGGAGAACACGTTCAGGCCTGAAAGAATCGTACAGATGTCTACATATCTGGGACTGGACCCTGAAGCGACGCTGAAAAGGATCCATGTGGCAAGGGCTTTCAACTCCCAGCACCAGGTTCTCCTTGTGGGAAAGGCACTTGAAATGGCGAAAGACATGAAAGTCAGATTGATGATTGTAGATTCGCTGACATCACATTTCAGGGCTGAATACATAGGAAGAGGTACGCTCGCAGAGAGACAACAGATTCTCAACCGCCATATGCACGACCTGTTGAACTTCTCGACCGTCAACAACTCTGTGATAGCCGTTACAAACCAGGTCTCTTCCAAGCCTGATGCGTTCTTCGGAGACCCTACGCGGCCTATTGGAGGAAACATCGTCGGACACACCGCAACCTTCCGCGTATATTTGCGCAAAGGCAAGGCCGGAAAGAGAATAGCCAGACTTGTCGATTCGCCTAACCTGCCTGAGGGAGAAGCGGTCTTTATGGTCACCGAAGACGGTATTAAGGACTAA